The following proteins are encoded in a genomic region of uncultured Fretibacterium sp.:
- a CDS encoding thiamine pyrophosphate-dependent enzyme — MNCMDYLKTEKFPLFWCPGCGNGVVLGAIARAFAELDLTRENTVVVTGIGCWGKADDYVTTNSFHGTHGRALAFGTGIKLANPQLDVVVLMGDGDGVTIGGNHFIHAARRNVDVTAIVVNNLNYGMTGGQYSATTPETRITSTSRLGHIEQGFDICKLAEAAGAPFVARATPFNPVQMKNLIRDGMRKKGFSMIEVIAPCPTHYGKNNGFKSAPEMLRWFDERSIGVEKARQMAPDELADKIVVGKMVDRESEDYGTKYRRIQQEAQRRERGDGR, encoded by the coding sequence ATGAACTGCATGGACTATCTGAAGACCGAAAAATTTCCTCTTTTCTGGTGTCCCGGCTGCGGCAACGGGGTCGTCCTCGGGGCCATCGCCCGGGCGTTCGCGGAGCTGGACCTGACCCGCGAGAACACCGTCGTCGTCACGGGGATTGGATGCTGGGGCAAGGCCGACGACTACGTCACGACCAACAGCTTCCACGGGACTCACGGGCGGGCCCTGGCCTTCGGAACCGGCATCAAGCTCGCCAACCCGCAGCTGGACGTGGTGGTGCTGATGGGCGATGGAGACGGTGTGACTATCGGGGGCAACCATTTCATCCATGCGGCGCGGCGCAACGTGGACGTGACGGCGATCGTCGTCAACAACCTCAACTATGGGATGACCGGGGGACAGTACTCGGCCACGACGCCGGAGACCCGCATCACCTCCACATCCCGCCTGGGGCACATCGAGCAGGGGTTCGACATCTGCAAGCTGGCGGAGGCTGCGGGAGCCCCCTTCGTCGCCCGGGCCACCCCCTTCAACCCCGTGCAGATGAAGAACCTGATCCGGGACGGGATGAGGAAGAAGGGGTTCTCCATGATCGAGGTCATCGCCCCCTGCCCTACCCACTACGGAAAGAACAATGGATTCAAGAGCGCCCCGGAGATGCTGCGTTGGTTCGACGAGCGCTCCATCGGCGTCGAAAAGGCGCGCCAGATGGCGCCGGACGAGCTTGCGGACAAGATCGTCGTCGGGAAGATGGTCGACCGCGAGTCCGAGGACTACGGCACGAAGTATCGAAGAATTCAGCAGGAGGCGCAAAGACGGGAGAGGGGGGACGGACGATGA